From a region of the Methanolinea sp. genome:
- a CDS encoding DUF47 domain-containing protein: MGLKEWLIPQDKIFFDLFDRLMATVVLASYRLVDLVDDFTDVKTKVDNLERLEHEGDKITHEIYENLNRTFITPLDPEEISKLASALDDILDYIEGTAQTMYTYGITETDAYMVELAKIIQLSVVELEDAVKGIRTMKNPHQVEHRCIEVNRLENLADDILAHAISNIFKTQDPIAIIKGKDIYQHLEIATDKCEDAANVLSDIAIRHS; this comes from the coding sequence GTGGGACTCAAAGAGTGGCTCATACCACAGGACAAGATATTCTTCGACCTTTTTGACCGCCTGATGGCAACCGTGGTGCTGGCGTCGTACCGGCTCGTCGATCTCGTGGACGACTTCACCGATGTTAAAACCAAGGTCGATAACCTCGAACGGCTTGAGCATGAAGGGGACAAGATCACCCACGAGATCTACGAGAACCTGAACCGGACGTTCATCACCCCGCTTGATCCCGAAGAGATCTCGAAACTCGCCTCTGCTCTCGATGACATCCTGGATTACATCGAGGGGACCGCCCAGACCATGTACACCTATGGGATCACGGAAACCGATGCCTACATGGTCGAGCTGGCAAAGATCATCCAGCTCTCGGTGGTCGAGCTGGAGGACGCCGTGAAGGGGATCCGCACCATGAAAAACCCGCACCAGGTCGAGCACCGGTGCATCGAGGTGAACCGGCTCGAGAACCTTGCCGACGATATCCTTGCCCATGCCATCAGCAACATCTTCAAGACCCAGGACCCGATAGCCATCATCAAGGGCAAGGACATCTACCAGCACCTCGAAATCGCCACCGACAAGTGCGAGGACGCGGCGAACGTCCTCTCCGACATTGCCATCCGGCATTCGTGA
- a CDS encoding amidohydrolase family protein, with translation MTERAVEFPDRRGSILIEDVLTLEGRRDIFIGDTGLIEAAGEGIGVSCRSGAGYRIPGADLLALPGLVNTHTHAAMSLLRGYADDLPLQDWLSEKIWPLEALLTGDDVYWGTRLACLEMIRSGTTAFADMYFFMEDAARAVADSGVKAVLSYGFIDLCDPDRREREIAATERMIKAIRSMGNPKIQPALGPHAVYTVSEEGLCWCAEKSADEKIIVQVHLAETEREVTDAVRQHGRRPVRLLDDCGLLSPRTLAAHGCWLDQAECALLGRQGVHVAHNPASNMKLAVGRALPYPWLRDAGVNVTLGTDGCASNNNLDLFEEMKTAALLQKFYWNSQTILPAPEALYMATAAGARALGLGNGTLAPGQPADIILLDRYAVCNTPLHNPASNLVYSCSGSAVRTVICHGEVLMQDRIIPGEEEVIRRASAAAADLVRRGPGGA, from the coding sequence ATGACGGAGCGTGCCGTTGAGTTCCCGGACCGGCGTGGTTCGATCCTGATCGAGGACGTCCTGACCCTGGAGGGGCGCCGCGATATCTTTATCGGCGATACCGGCCTCATCGAGGCCGCTGGGGAGGGCATCGGGGTCTCCTGCAGGAGTGGCGCCGGGTACCGGATCCCGGGTGCGGACCTGCTTGCCCTCCCGGGGCTGGTCAACACCCATACCCATGCCGCAATGTCGCTGCTGCGCGGGTATGCCGATGACCTGCCTCTCCAGGACTGGCTCTCGGAGAAGATCTGGCCGCTCGAAGCCCTCCTGACCGGCGACGATGTTTACTGGGGCACCCGTCTTGCCTGCCTCGAGATGATCCGCAGCGGGACCACCGCCTTTGCAGACATGTATTTCTTCATGGAGGACGCGGCAAGGGCGGTCGCCGACTCCGGCGTGAAGGCCGTGCTCTCCTACGGGTTCATCGATCTCTGTGATCCCGACCGGCGTGAACGCGAGATCGCGGCGACGGAACGGATGATAAAGGCCATACGGTCGATGGGAAACCCAAAGATACAGCCGGCACTCGGGCCCCATGCCGTGTACACGGTCTCGGAGGAGGGACTCTGCTGGTGCGCCGAGAAAAGTGCTGATGAGAAGATCATCGTCCAGGTCCACCTCGCCGAAACCGAGAGAGAGGTGACCGATGCGGTCCGCCAGCATGGCCGAAGACCGGTCCGGCTCCTCGACGACTGCGGGCTCCTTTCTCCCCGGACCCTGGCCGCCCACGGGTGCTGGCTCGACCAGGCGGAGTGTGCACTGCTCGGTAGACAGGGGGTGCACGTAGCGCACAACCCGGCAAGCAACATGAAACTCGCCGTAGGCAGGGCGCTTCCCTATCCCTGGCTGCGGGATGCCGGGGTGAACGTGACCCTCGGCACAGACGGGTGTGCCTCCAACAACAACCTCGACCTCTTCGAGGAGATGAAGACCGCAGCCCTCCTGCAGAAATTTTACTGGAACTCCCAGACCATCCTCCCTGCCCCCGAAGCCCTGTATATGGCCACAGCGGCCGGTGCCCGTGCGCTGGGACTGGGGAACGGTACGCTGGCACCCGGCCAGCCTGCCGATATCATCCTGCTTGACCGGTACGCGGTCTGCAATACCCCCCTCCACAACCCGGCATCGAACCTGGTCTATTCCTGCTCCGGCTCTGCGGTGCGGACCGTCATATGCCACGGGGAAGTACTGATGCAGGACCGGATCATCCCCGGCGAGGAGGAAGTCATCAGGAGAGCATCCGCCGCGGCTGCTGACCTGGTGAGGCGGGGCCCGGGGGGTGCGTGA
- a CDS encoding DEAD/DEAH box helicase, translated as MDWITHPLIRPESLESRAYQLSIAMRALDGNTMVVLPTGLGKTAIALLVAASRLYNEGGRVMMLAPTKPLVEQHYRFFRKYLAAGGDEGSWRVFTGESPPGERREEFLGARVIFATPQVIKNDLLSGAYTLDDVSLLIVDECHRAVGNYAYVFIAGRYRETARSPLILAMTASPGGKEEKVQEVCRNLGTGIIETRSEHDADVAPYIHQRDIEVIEVPLPPALKAAVDDLNELLDRRLARFGDLGYTVPHRQELSMKSLQALNARIQERIQERDPAGYAAASLYAEVMKLRHAVSLAESQGSRVLAGYITRLFSEGTTGGGSKAAGRLARDPAFASLRERCMSWTGELLPKMEIVAQVAERQLSEFPESRIIVFASFRDMVQQIVDFLDSRGIPAERFVGQATKDTERGLSQKKQIEALDRFRAGAFRVLVATSVGEEGLDVPSTDMVIFYEAVPSEIRSIQRKGRTGRSGSGRVVVLVTKGTSDETYRFVSLAREKAMASGIRRIGGRIEIDTPAPAPGALQTKIEEFTEDRPEIVVDDRETSSRVVERLSSLGLRISIRRLESGDYAINDRILVERKRSRDFVDTLVDRDLFGQLRDLASQALRPVLIIEGGDLYSQRDIHQNALRGTLAAIAIDLGIAVFFTRDEDDTAQLLAVIARREGERGDRQPRIPLHKTARSPREEMELVIASFPEIGARNARELLSELGSIRAIVDASEEELARVRGIGQKKARRIADLSRREYS; from the coding sequence ATGGACTGGATCACCCACCCTCTCATCCGCCCGGAGAGCCTGGAGTCGAGGGCGTACCAGCTCTCGATCGCCATGCGGGCGCTGGATGGCAATACCATGGTGGTACTGCCTACCGGGCTGGGCAAGACGGCCATCGCCCTCCTGGTGGCGGCATCCCGGCTCTACAACGAAGGGGGGCGGGTGATGATGCTCGCCCCGACCAAACCGCTGGTCGAACAGCACTACCGGTTCTTCAGGAAGTACCTTGCTGCCGGGGGAGATGAGGGTTCATGGAGGGTCTTCACCGGCGAGAGTCCCCCGGGCGAGAGACGGGAAGAGTTCCTGGGAGCCAGGGTCATCTTCGCCACGCCCCAGGTGATCAAGAACGACCTCCTCTCCGGTGCCTATACGCTCGATGATGTCAGCCTGCTTATCGTTGACGAGTGCCATCGTGCGGTCGGCAATTACGCTTACGTATTCATCGCCGGCCGGTACCGCGAGACCGCCCGATCGCCGCTGATCCTAGCCATGACCGCCTCGCCGGGCGGAAAAGAGGAGAAAGTGCAGGAGGTCTGCCGGAACCTCGGCACGGGGATCATCGAGACGCGGTCAGAGCATGATGCCGATGTCGCCCCCTACATCCACCAGCGGGATATCGAGGTTATCGAAGTCCCTCTCCCCCCTGCGCTCAAAGCAGCAGTGGATGACCTGAACGAACTGCTGGACCGCAGGCTTGCACGGTTCGGTGACCTAGGTTATACCGTCCCCCACCGCCAGGAGCTCTCGATGAAGAGCCTCCAGGCCCTCAACGCCCGGATCCAGGAACGGATCCAGGAACGCGATCCGGCCGGGTATGCTGCCGCATCCCTGTACGCCGAGGTGATGAAGCTTCGGCATGCCGTCTCGCTTGCCGAATCGCAGGGGAGCCGGGTGCTCGCCGGCTATATCACCCGCCTCTTTTCAGAGGGGACGACCGGTGGCGGGTCAAAAGCTGCCGGGCGGCTGGCACGCGACCCTGCCTTCGCCAGTCTCCGGGAACGCTGCATGTCGTGGACCGGTGAGCTCCTCCCAAAGATGGAGATCGTGGCCCAGGTGGCGGAGCGCCAGCTCTCGGAATTCCCGGAGAGCAGGATCATCGTCTTTGCAAGCTTCCGGGACATGGTCCAGCAGATCGTCGATTTCCTGGACTCACGCGGTATCCCTGCCGAGCGGTTCGTGGGCCAGGCCACGAAAGACACCGAGCGGGGCCTCTCCCAGAAGAAGCAGATCGAGGCACTCGACCGGTTCCGGGCCGGGGCCTTCAGGGTGCTCGTCGCCACCTCGGTCGGGGAGGAGGGGCTCGATGTGCCTTCGACCGACATGGTCATCTTCTATGAGGCGGTACCGTCCGAGATCAGGAGCATTCAGCGGAAAGGGAGGACCGGGAGGAGCGGGAGCGGGCGGGTGGTGGTGCTGGTCACCAAGGGGACCTCTGATGAGACCTACCGGTTCGTGAGCCTGGCGCGTGAGAAGGCCATGGCGAGCGGGATCCGGCGCATTGGTGGGAGGATAGAGATAGATACCCCGGCCCCTGCACCCGGGGCGCTGCAGACGAAGATCGAAGAGTTCACCGAGGACCGGCCGGAGATCGTGGTGGATGACCGCGAGACCTCCTCCCGGGTCGTGGAACGGCTGAGCAGTCTCGGGTTACGGATCTCGATCCGCAGGCTGGAATCAGGTGATTACGCCATCAACGACCGGATCCTGGTCGAGCGGAAACGGTCACGGGACTTTGTCGATACGCTGGTGGACCGCGATCTTTTCGGCCAGCTGCGGGACCTTGCATCCCAGGCCCTGCGGCCGGTACTCATCATCGAAGGGGGAGACCTTTATTCCCAGCGCGACATCCACCAGAACGCGCTGCGAGGGACGCTCGCGGCGATCGCCATCGATCTCGGTATCGCGGTGTTCTTCACCCGTGACGAAGATGATACCGCCCAGCTGCTGGCGGTCATCGCCCGCCGGGAGGGGGAGCGTGGGGATCGCCAACCCCGTATCCCGCTCCACAAGACCGCCCGCTCCCCCCGGGAGGAGATGGAACTGGTGATAGCCTCTTTCCCGGAGATCGGGGCGAGAAATGCGCGGGAGCTGCTCTCTGAACTCGGGTCGATCCGGGCCATTGTCGATGCGTCTGAAGAAGAACTGGCCCGGGTCCGGGGTATCGGGCAGAAGAAAGCCCGCCGGATCGCCGATCTTTCCCGTAGGGAGTATTCCTAG
- a CDS encoding metal-dependent hydrolase, producing MDLTFLGHACVLLSGKKSVLVDPFIPEGKLPADIDLVAVTHGHADHLGEAARLSRPTVAINEVAKYLKDQGVPAEGMNHGGMVTIDGVSFRMTPAIHSSWIEEAGPGYNGGGSAGFVIGMEGVSVYHAGDTALFSDMKLIGELYHPDVALLPIGGRYTMAPEEAMIAARFIGAPLVIPIHYNTWPVIRQDPVPFKAALERTTDIQVEILKPGDTISIP from the coding sequence ATGGACCTCACCTTTCTCGGGCATGCATGCGTGCTCCTTTCCGGAAAAAAATCAGTCCTGGTCGATCCGTTCATCCCCGAGGGAAAGCTCCCGGCTGATATAGACCTGGTCGCCGTCACCCACGGCCATGCCGATCACCTCGGGGAAGCAGCCAGGCTCAGCCGCCCGACCGTGGCGATCAACGAGGTTGCAAAGTACCTGAAGGATCAGGGAGTCCCCGCAGAGGGGATGAACCACGGGGGAATGGTCACCATTGACGGCGTTTCCTTCAGGATGACCCCTGCCATCCATTCTTCGTGGATCGAGGAGGCAGGACCCGGCTATAATGGCGGCGGGTCTGCCGGCTTCGTGATCGGTATGGAAGGGGTGTCCGTTTACCATGCCGGGGACACGGCGCTCTTCTCGGACATGAAGCTTATCGGAGAGCTCTACCACCCGGACGTGGCCCTGCTCCCCATCGGCGGCCGGTACACCATGGCCCCGGAGGAGGCGATGATTGCCGCACGGTTCATCGGGGCCCCGCTGGTCATCCCTATCCACTACAACACCTGGCCGGTAATCCGCCAGGACCCGGTGCCGTTCAAGGCTGCCCTCGAGAGAACGACCGATATCCAGGTGGAGATCCTCAAACCCGGAGACACGATTTCCATCCCCTGA
- a CDS encoding response regulator receiver protein — translation MQDDNRKSQLFQLFADISGKTKIVEPMKKIHGTLRDREAIEREIALVMREILEQGLFKTKLKPIQLAKLVSAYYAGRNDTEIARELGDEKLSKTVARARVRLKLFRDLDFRMPFDREKMEELLDSGKTMKEVSDELGVSPSTLREYRHVIEQRDDASIDPYLERIKDVMEDRDLSEQMTRSATRDALGESIDITEAELIDVA, via the coding sequence ATGCAGGACGACAACAGGAAATCGCAGTTGTTCCAGCTCTTTGCCGACATTTCGGGGAAAACAAAGATTGTTGAACCGATGAAGAAAATTCACGGGACCCTGCGCGACCGTGAAGCAATTGAGCGGGAAATCGCCCTTGTCATGCGGGAAATACTGGAACAGGGGCTTTTTAAGACGAAACTGAAACCAATCCAGCTGGCGAAGCTGGTCTCGGCGTACTATGCAGGGAGGAACGACACGGAGATCGCACGGGAACTGGGGGACGAGAAGCTCTCAAAGACTGTTGCCCGGGCACGGGTGAGGCTCAAGCTCTTCAGGGACCTTGATTTCCGGATGCCCTTTGACAGGGAAAAGATGGAGGAACTTCTCGATTCCGGCAAGACCATGAAGGAGGTCAGCGATGAGCTGGGGGTGAGTCCCTCAACACTCCGGGAGTACCGCCATGTCATCGAGCAGCGCGACGACGCGAGTATCGATCCTTACCTTGAACGGATTAAGGACGTGATGGAAGATCGCGACCTCTCCGAGCAGATGACCCGGAGCGCTACCAGGGACGCCCTTGGTGAATCGATCGATATCACGGAAGCAGAACTGATCGACGTCGCCTGA
- the glyS gene encoding glycine--tRNA ligase gives MSDTYERIMDLAKRRGFIWPTSECYGSVAGFIDYGPLGSMMKRNIENTWRKFYIIQEGYYEIECPTIGQEDIFIASGHVKGFSDKMCQCPSCREFLRADHIAEAHGVTGASVLGTEDLARLICTLPCPACEEVLGPVEVFNFNLMFQTAIGPGSQRRGYLRPETAQGMFTDFQRLLRFYRDKLPFGAVQIGKSFRNEISPRQGMIRLREFTQAEAEIFVHPGEKNHPAFSRYEGYRVPLLSIARQEKNQPPVPCTMGEAVREGTVANQYVAYYLALTHELLVSIGVNPEKLRFRQHLPDERAHYAEDCWDAEIYSDRFGWVETVGIADRTDYDLRAHERQSGERFSVFIPYDTPRRESRIRVVPDMGALGPRFRGNARAVAEALCATVPGPEGLTVTIDGNPVRITPDLYTVKEEVVEVPGAEVVPHVIEPSYGIDRMIYAVLEHSYFEEMVEGEERRVLRLPPGIAPVQVAVLPLMNRDGLPEIAGEIVEDVRGQGILAQYDDSGAIGRRYRRQDEVGTPFAITVDYETREDQTVTLRDRDSMRQVRVPIEGIGSFVRSLIEGRRSFAGL, from the coding sequence ATGAGTGATACCTATGAGAGGATAATGGACCTGGCAAAACGGCGGGGGTTCATCTGGCCGACATCGGAGTGCTACGGTTCGGTGGCCGGTTTTATCGACTACGGTCCGCTCGGATCGATGATGAAGCGGAACATCGAGAACACCTGGAGGAAGTTTTACATCATCCAGGAAGGCTACTACGAGATCGAGTGCCCGACCATCGGGCAGGAAGACATTTTCATAGCCTCGGGCCACGTGAAAGGTTTCTCGGACAAGATGTGCCAGTGCCCCAGCTGCAGGGAGTTCCTGCGGGCCGACCATATCGCCGAAGCGCATGGCGTGACCGGCGCATCAGTGCTTGGCACCGAAGACCTGGCGCGCCTGATCTGCACGCTCCCCTGCCCGGCATGCGAAGAAGTGCTTGGACCGGTGGAGGTCTTCAATTTCAACCTGATGTTCCAGACCGCAATCGGCCCTGGTTCCCAGCGCAGGGGGTACCTCAGGCCGGAGACCGCACAGGGGATGTTTACCGATTTCCAGCGCCTGCTCAGGTTCTACCGCGACAAGCTCCCGTTCGGCGCGGTCCAGATCGGCAAGTCCTTCAGGAACGAGATATCACCACGGCAGGGAATGATCCGGCTGCGCGAGTTCACGCAGGCCGAGGCCGAGATATTCGTCCATCCCGGGGAGAAGAACCACCCTGCTTTCTCCCGGTACGAAGGGTATCGGGTCCCGCTCCTCTCCATTGCCCGGCAGGAGAAGAACCAGCCGCCGGTACCCTGCACCATGGGAGAGGCGGTCAGGGAGGGGACGGTCGCCAACCAGTACGTGGCGTACTACCTTGCCCTCACCCACGAACTGCTGGTATCCATCGGGGTGAACCCCGAAAAGCTCCGGTTCAGGCAGCACCTCCCTGACGAACGCGCTCACTACGCCGAAGACTGCTGGGATGCCGAGATCTACTCAGACCGGTTCGGGTGGGTGGAGACGGTCGGGATTGCGGACCGGACCGATTACGACCTCCGCGCCCACGAGCGGCAGAGCGGGGAGCGGTTCTCGGTCTTCATCCCCTACGATACTCCCCGGAGAGAGAGCCGGATACGGGTGGTCCCTGACATGGGGGCGCTCGGCCCACGGTTCCGCGGAAATGCGAGGGCCGTGGCCGAGGCGCTCTGCGCGACAGTCCCGGGGCCGGAGGGGCTGACCGTCACCATCGACGGCAACCCCGTGCGGATAACCCCGGACCTCTACACGGTGAAGGAAGAGGTCGTCGAAGTTCCCGGGGCCGAGGTCGTCCCCCACGTCATCGAGCCTTCCTACGGGATCGACCGGATGATCTACGCCGTGCTTGAACACAGCTACTTCGAAGAGATGGTCGAGGGCGAGGAGCGCCGGGTGCTAAGGCTACCCCCGGGAATCGCCCCTGTCCAGGTCGCGGTGCTGCCCCTCATGAACCGCGACGGGCTGCCGGAGATTGCCGGGGAGATCGTGGAGGACGTGCGGGGGCAGGGGATCCTTGCCCAGTACGACGACTCCGGAGCGATCGGGAGGCGTTACCGCAGGCAGGACGAGGTCGGCACCCCGTTTGCGATCACAGTTGACTATGAGACCAGGGAAGACCAGACGGTTACCCTCCGTGACCGGGACAGCATGCGCCAGGTCAGGGTCCCGATCGAGGGGATCGGTAGCTTCGTCAGGTCCCTGATCGAGGGACGCAGGAGTTTTGCCGGACTCTGA
- a CDS encoding AMP-binding protein, producing the protein MVLRSYDCGTSPSPLLGLTIGEMLNSIAARFPGTEAVVSVHQGIRWTWRELLEEVNRIARGLMALGVGKGDRVGIWAMNYAEWIVVQFATAKIGAIMVNINPAYRTYELGYVLKQAEIQTLILQGRFKTSDYVGMFYEACPRATESRPGRLISEKFPFLRNVIFLGDVPHNGMFTWPDLMGRGQEVSMDELVAREEALGFDDAINIQYTSGTTGFPKGVVLTHHGVLNNGFIIGEGMNFSEEDRLCIPVPFYHCFGMVLSNLACMTHGSTMVLPSPAFSVEDVLKTIEQERCTALHGVPTMFIAELAHPDFPKYSMSTLRTGIMAGSPCPIEVMKDVSRRMNMSGIVIVYGQTETSPGLTMTTTRDPLNRRVSTVGRVFPHTELKIVDPSSGRVVPRGEIGEICARGYCVMKCYYNNPSATHATIDPEGWNHTGDLGTMDDEGYVKIVGRLKDMVIRGGENIYPREIEEFLHRHPKIADVYVIGVPDDRYGEELMAWVMVKGQETLTADEVREYCRGKIAHYKVPRYVKFVSEFPMSVTGKIQKFRMREASIRELGLEDVSQVETA; encoded by the coding sequence ATGGTCCTGCGGAGCTATGATTGCGGCACCTCACCTTCCCCTCTCCTCGGCTTGACAATCGGCGAAATGCTCAATTCCATAGCGGCACGTTTCCCTGGCACCGAAGCCGTGGTATCGGTCCACCAGGGCATCCGGTGGACCTGGCGGGAGCTCCTCGAAGAGGTGAACAGGATCGCCCGCGGCCTCATGGCCCTCGGGGTGGGCAAGGGTGACCGGGTCGGGATCTGGGCGATGAACTATGCCGAGTGGATCGTTGTCCAGTTTGCCACGGCGAAGATCGGGGCAATCATGGTGAACATCAACCCGGCCTACCGTACCTACGAACTCGGATACGTCCTGAAACAGGCCGAGATCCAGACCCTGATCCTCCAGGGGCGGTTCAAGACCTCCGATTACGTCGGTATGTTCTACGAAGCCTGTCCCCGGGCCACCGAATCGCGCCCGGGCCGGCTGATCAGCGAGAAGTTCCCGTTCCTCAGGAACGTCATCTTCCTCGGGGATGTCCCCCATAACGGGATGTTTACCTGGCCCGATCTCATGGGGCGGGGGCAGGAGGTCAGCATGGACGAGCTCGTGGCCCGGGAAGAAGCCCTCGGTTTTGATGATGCCATCAACATCCAGTATACCAGCGGGACCACGGGGTTTCCGAAAGGGGTGGTGCTGACCCACCACGGGGTGCTGAACAACGGGTTCATCATCGGTGAAGGAATGAATTTTTCTGAGGAGGACCGCCTCTGCATCCCGGTCCCCTTCTACCATTGCTTCGGCATGGTGCTCTCGAACCTCGCATGCATGACCCACGGCTCAACCATGGTGCTCCCATCCCCTGCCTTCAGCGTCGAGGACGTGCTTAAGACCATCGAGCAGGAGCGGTGCACGGCACTGCACGGGGTCCCTACCATGTTCATTGCCGAGCTGGCGCACCCGGACTTCCCGAAGTACTCGATGAGCACGCTTCGCACCGGGATCATGGCCGGGTCCCCCTGCCCCATCGAGGTGATGAAAGACGTCAGCCGCAGGATGAACATGTCCGGGATCGTGATCGTGTACGGTCAGACCGAGACATCACCGGGGCTCACCATGACCACCACCCGGGACCCGCTCAACCGGAGGGTCTCCACCGTTGGCCGCGTCTTTCCCCACACCGAGCTCAAGATCGTTGATCCCTCGAGCGGCCGGGTCGTCCCGCGGGGAGAGATCGGAGAGATATGCGCCCGGGGGTACTGCGTGATGAAGTGCTACTATAACAACCCGAGCGCGACGCACGCCACCATCGATCCCGAAGGATGGAACCATACCGGGGACCTCGGCACCATGGACGATGAGGGATACGTGAAAATCGTCGGCCGCCTGAAGGACATGGTCATCCGGGGAGGAGAGAACATCTACCCCCGGGAGATCGAGGAGTTCCTCCACCGTCACCCGAAGATCGCCGATGTCTACGTGATCGGCGTCCCGGACGACAGGTACGGCGAGGAACTGATGGCGTGGGTCATGGTGAAGGGGCAGGAAACCCTGACTGCGGACGAAGTCAGGGAGTACTGCCGCGGGAAGATCGCGCATTACAAGGTTCCGCGGTACGTGAAGTTCGTTTCCGAGTTCCCGATGAGCGTGACCGGGAAGATCCAGAAGTTCAGGATGCGGGAGGCCTCGATCCGCGAACTCGGGCTCGAGGATGTCTCGCAGGTGGAGACGGCATAA
- a CDS encoding bifunctional 5,6,7,8-tetrahydromethanopterin hydro-lyase/3-hexulose-6-phosphate synthase, with protein sequence MYLVGEALVGDGPELAHIDLIIGEKEGPVGAAFANALSQLSAGHTPLLAVVRPNLLTKPATLVIPKVTLKKEGQVREMFGPVQAAVAKAVADFVEEGAFGTHDLESLVVLASVYLDPGAADFNRIYRFNYGAMKLALRRAMEGFPDRATILYEKDRSAHAVMGFKVQRLWDPPYLQVAIDLVEMKKVASVLSELPENDHLLIEAGTPLIKKFGLQVISEIRKIRPNAFIIADMKVLDTGNLEARMAADSSADAVVISGLAPLQTLEKAIAEAKKTGIYSFVDMLNVADPVKVLKSLKAKPDVVELHRAIDAEDTAHAWGDIPALKKAAGGKLLVATAGGIRVDVVRDAVRAGADIIVVGRAITASKDPHTQADLFLEQLNREEIDQFRVMTDF encoded by the coding sequence ATGTATCTTGTAGGTGAAGCACTGGTCGGCGACGGGCCCGAACTGGCTCATATCGACCTCATTATCGGTGAGAAAGAGGGTCCGGTCGGCGCAGCGTTTGCCAATGCCCTCTCCCAGCTCTCTGCCGGGCACACGCCGCTTCTCGCGGTCGTGCGGCCAAACCTCCTTACCAAGCCGGCAACGCTGGTCATCCCCAAGGTGACGCTGAAGAAAGAAGGACAGGTCCGGGAGATGTTCGGCCCGGTCCAGGCCGCTGTGGCAAAGGCCGTGGCCGATTTCGTCGAAGAGGGAGCGTTTGGCACACATGACCTCGAGTCGCTGGTGGTGCTGGCGAGCGTGTATCTCGATCCCGGTGCTGCCGACTTCAACCGCATCTACCGGTTCAACTACGGGGCCATGAAACTCGCCCTCCGTAGGGCGATGGAAGGGTTCCCGGACAGGGCAACCATCCTCTACGAGAAGGACCGCTCGGCCCACGCGGTCATGGGCTTCAAGGTCCAGCGGCTGTGGGACCCTCCCTATCTCCAGGTCGCCATCGACCTCGTCGAGATGAAGAAAGTGGCATCCGTCCTCTCTGAACTCCCCGAGAACGACCACCTCCTGATCGAGGCCGGGACCCCGCTGATCAAGAAATTCGGCCTCCAGGTCATCTCCGAGATCCGGAAGATCCGGCCAAACGCCTTCATCATCGCCGACATGAAGGTGCTCGATACCGGCAACCTCGAGGCCCGCATGGCTGCCGACTCCTCGGCAGATGCGGTGGTCATATCCGGCCTTGCCCCCCTGCAGACCCTGGAGAAGGCGATCGCGGAGGCAAAAAAGACCGGGATCTACTCCTTTGTGGACATGCTGAACGTGGCCGACCCGGTGAAGGTGCTCAAGTCGCTCAAGGCAAAGCCGGACGTTGTCGAGCTCCACCGGGCCATCGATGCCGAGGATACCGCCCATGCCTGGGGCGATATCCCGGCCCTGAAGAAGGCAGCGGGTGGAAAGCTCCTTGTTGCGACCGCCGGGGGGATCAGGGTGGACGTGGTCAGGGACGCTGTCAGGGCAGGTGCCGATATCATCGTGGTCGGCAGGGCGATTACCGCCAGCAAGGACCCCCATACCCAGGCCGACCTTTTCCTCGAGCAGCTGAACCGGGAAGAGATCGACCAGTTCCGGGTGATGACCGATTTCTGA
- a CDS encoding MTAP family purine nucleoside phosphorylase, translating to MLGIIGGTSLLYAELPELEKTMVHTPFGNSEVFCGDYALLLRHQGGRPPHRINFRSHLAALAILGVTRVVTIGSAGSLHREIVPGSLVIPDDYASTSTIPSIHEHRIRHVNPGFTPSLRHLLGSIIPEARAGGIYVQTRGPRIETVAEVRAFARSADIVGMTIASEATLAVELGMEVAALCTIDNYANGLSEEPLTYEHMLASAAVHRERTTRVVGAIVRGIA from the coding sequence ATGCTCGGGATTATCGGAGGGACAAGCCTGCTCTACGCTGAACTGCCGGAACTGGAAAAGACCATGGTGCACACCCCGTTTGGGAACTCCGAGGTCTTTTGCGGGGATTACGCACTCCTCCTCCGCCACCAGGGCGGACGGCCCCCGCACCGCATCAACTTCCGGTCTCACCTCGCGGCGCTTGCCATCCTCGGGGTAACGCGGGTTGTAACAATCGGCTCGGCCGGATCGCTGCACCGGGAGATCGTCCCCGGCTCGCTGGTCATCCCGGACGATTATGCCAGCACCAGCACGATCCCCTCCATCCACGAACACCGGATCCGGCATGTCAACCCCGGGTTCACCCCTTCGCTCCGTCACCTCCTGGGATCAATTATCCCTGAAGCGCGGGCCGGAGGGATCTATGTCCAGACCAGGGGACCACGGATCGAGACCGTCGCCGAGGTCCGTGCCTTCGCCCGGTCGGCAGATATCGTCGGAATGACCATCGCCTCCGAGGCAACGCTGGCCGTCGAGCTCGGCATGGAGGTCGCCGCCCTCTGCACCATCGACAACTATGCCAACGGGCTCTCGGAGGAGCCTCTGACCTACGAACACATGCTTGCATCTGCTGCTGTCCACCGGGAACGCACCACCAGGGTGGTCGGCGCTATCGTGCGGGGGATCGCATGA